One Diabrotica virgifera virgifera chromosome 3, PGI_DIABVI_V3a genomic window carries:
- the LOC126881750 gene encoding uncharacterized protein LOC126881750, translating into MTNKRKYNSSATDILDTNGILISESTKILETWKQYVENLFASDRPNNYSIEITENSPSILNSEVKKAICSLKNNKSPGPDNIHAEVLNLCETDNSFLETLTTLFNNIYDRCRIPEN; encoded by the coding sequence atgacaaataaaagaaaatacaacagcTCAGCAACGGACATACTTGACACCAACGGAATTTTGATCTCAGAATCAACAAAGATTCTAGAAACATGGAAGCAATATGTTGAAAACCTCTTTGCTTCAGACCGCCCTAATAATTACTCAATTGAAATCACCGAAAACAGTCCTTCCATTCTCAATTCAGAGGTAAAAAAAGCAATATGCTCCCTCAAGAATAACAAATCTCCAGGACCTGACAATATTCATGCTGAAGTGCTAAATCTTTGCGAAACGGACAACTCATTCCTAGAAACCCTAACCACTCTGTTTAATAATATATACGACAGGTGCAGAATTCCAGAAAATTAG